In Castanea sativa cultivar Marrone di Chiusa Pesio chromosome 6, ASM4071231v1, a single window of DNA contains:
- the LOC142639317 gene encoding uncharacterized protein LOC142639317 gives MLTVLEPDEDLFMYLSVSEHAVSAILLRDQRVQYPIYYVNKTLVDAETRYLPLKKLILALVHAIRKLPYYFQAHTVYVLTKYPLKLLLKRSNFTGKIAKWGIRLGSFNIRYRPRSSMKGQVLSDFVAEFSPRKELEIVCHVEVHPWKVFVDGTSSALGATAGIVIITLEGIKLEHSFRLGFRASNNEVEYEALLAGLKAVLGLGAKEVEVYSDSRLVVNQVQGSFEAKDSRIMEYLRLVKQTMDRFLNVRVVQVARGQNRHADFLAILASSLTKEVPRLIKVELVAESRVNARIVISLIIAAEPCWIDSIIDFLVED, from the coding sequence ATGTTGACAGTCCTAGAGCCCGATGAGGATCTATTCATGTATCTCTCGGTGTCCGAGCATGCCGTGAGTGCTATACTACTGAGGGATCAGAGAGTGCAATATCCAATATATTATGTCAACAAAACTTTGGTCGATGCCGAGACGAGGTATTTGCCCCTAAAGAAGTTGATATTAGCACTAGTACATGCTATAAGGAAGTTGCCctattatttccaagctcatacCGTCTATGTGCTAACCAAGTACCCTTTGAAATTGTTGTTGAAGAGATCTAATTTCACAGGCAAGATAGCTAAGTGGGGGATTCGGCTAGGCTCTTTCAACATTAGGTACCGACCAAGAAGTTCGATGAAAGGACAAGTTCTTTCTGATTTTGTTGCAGAGTTTTCCCCGAGGAAGGAGTTGGAAATAGTTTGTCATGTAGAAGTCCATCCATGGAAGGTATTTGTGGACGGCACGTCCAGCGCGCTGGGAGCCACGGCTGGAATCGTAATCATCACCCTGGAAGGGATAAAACTGGAGCATTCTTTTAGGTTGGGCTTTAGGGCTTCTAACAACGAAGTCGAATATGAAGCCCTGCTTGCCGGATTGAAAGCTGTTTTGGGCCTGGGTGCCAAAGAGGTAGAGGTCTACTCAGATTCACGATTGGTGGTTAATCAGGTGCAGGGTAGCTTTGAGGCCAAGGATTCCCGAATAATGGAGTACTTACGGTTGGTGAAGCAAACTATGGACCGCTTTCTGAATGTGAGGGTGGTTCAAGTGGCCAGGGGGCAGAACCGACACGCTGACTTTTTGGCCATATTGGCGTCATCATTGACCAAAGAGGTACCACGATTAATCAAAGTGGAGCTTGTGGCAGAATCGAGAGTTAATGCAAGGATAGTTATTTCACTGATAATAGCAGCCGAGCCATGCTGGATAGATTCGATCATCGACTTTTTGGTTGAGGATTAA